One genomic segment of Cardinium endosymbiont of Philonthus spinipes includes these proteins:
- the rpoB gene encoding DNA-directed RNA polymerase subunit beta — protein sequence MPSADAAANYTDLLEIQLKSFRDFFQLGVSPENRTSEGLYKVFMDHFPIEDSKRNYILEFIDYNLELPQYTPRECIERGLTYDVPLKAKLRLLQNDEHTGKYEGVEQEVFLGNVPYMTDQGSFILSGVERVVVSQVHKSSGIFFFQNKHISGSNVYAAKVVPAKGVWIEFSVDINSVMYIYLDRKKKIPITTMLRAIGYSSDKDILDIFGLAEEVAVSREALEKHMGRKLAARVLQSCEERYVDEETGEEYVRITHEVLVERNTVLDEAIIELILSYEVASIILHKSEATYTDYHLVYNSFGKDNTNDTKEAIEQIYRQLRNAEAPDEQTARETVESLFFSSKRYTLGEVGRYRINKKLNLDIPVKTSVLTQEDIIQIIHYLIKVVNGKAEVDDIDHLSNRRVRSVGEQLFAQFGVGLSRLARTIRERINIRDNELFKPADLINARTLSSVINSFFGINPLSQLIDQVNPLAEITHKRRVSALGPGGLSRDRAGFEVRDVHYSHYGRLCTIETPEGMNIGLISSLCMYARVNNMGFIETPYRRVENGKVDLSGAICYLSAAEEEHANFAPANVGLDANGVILDSRVKVRNGDEYPLVKPEQVNYMDVASSQIASVAASLIPFLEHNDASRALMGSNMQRQAVPLIRPDVPIVCTGVEKRVAKEFRGLPIAEGSGLVTYVDSRKIVVQYDRSAEEALVAFDDASVTYSMDKFRGTNRSTCINLSPIVSKGNRVEKGQVLCEGYATKNAELALGKNLKVAFLSWKGYTFEDGIVISERIVRDDVFTSIHIKEFILEVKDTKFGAEELTNEIPNVSEEAIAKLDLDGIVKVGTEVKEGDILIGKITPKGEIDVTPEARLLKAIFGDKAGDVKNTSLRVPSGMEGIVIDTKIFSSPERNKESKEKVKKELELLKKAHTKNLLKLRDIAIKKLSVVLDGVATNGIYHQFGDEIIAEGTKLTALLIAEKLFPAKNIYRDESLYNVPAEANLLGDLVLSNWTADASKNDLVQRTVAGYIKKCTESIVRFKRERFTLEAGDGLPKGVVKVAKVYIAEKRKLKVGDKMSGRHGNKGIVCKIVPQEDMPFLADGTPVDVVLSPLGLPSRMNLGQLYETVLGWAGEQLGKRYTNPIFEGMTLDQISGELEQAGLPAFGKTTVYDGGTGMPFSQKVTVGVVYLLKLAHLVDDKMHARSTGPYSLITQQPLGGKAQFGGQRFGEMEVWALEAYGAAYTLQEMLNTKSDDVVGRSKAYEAIVKGNNIPKPNLSESFNVLIHELRGLGLEITLV from the coding sequence ATGCCTTCTGCTGATGCCGCTGCAAACTATACTGATTTGCTTGAAATCCAGTTAAAGTCTTTTAGGGACTTTTTTCAACTGGGTGTTAGTCCAGAAAATAGAACTAGTGAGGGGCTCTATAAAGTTTTTATGGACCATTTTCCTATTGAAGATTCTAAGCGAAATTATATTCTGGAGTTTATTGATTACAATCTAGAGCTTCCCCAATATACTCCTCGGGAGTGTATTGAGCGTGGGTTGACCTATGATGTTCCCTTGAAAGCAAAGTTGCGCTTGTTGCAAAATGACGAGCATACTGGAAAATATGAAGGAGTGGAGCAAGAGGTTTTTTTGGGTAATGTGCCCTATATGACCGATCAAGGCTCCTTTATTTTGAGTGGTGTGGAGCGTGTAGTTGTTTCTCAAGTGCATAAGTCTTCTGGTATTTTCTTTTTTCAGAATAAACATATTAGTGGCTCAAATGTGTACGCTGCTAAAGTAGTTCCTGCCAAAGGTGTTTGGATTGAATTTTCAGTTGATATCAATTCGGTAATGTATATTTACCTAGACAGGAAAAAGAAAATACCGATTACTACTATGCTACGTGCTATTGGGTATAGTAGTGATAAGGATATCTTAGATATTTTTGGTCTTGCAGAGGAGGTGGCAGTCAGTAGAGAAGCGTTGGAAAAACATATGGGCCGTAAATTAGCTGCCCGTGTTTTACAAAGCTGTGAGGAACGTTATGTAGATGAAGAGACTGGTGAAGAATATGTGCGTATCACGCATGAAGTCCTTGTAGAGCGCAATACTGTATTGGATGAAGCAATTATAGAGCTGATTCTATCCTATGAGGTCGCTTCTATTATCTTGCATAAATCAGAAGCAACTTATACGGATTATCATCTTGTCTATAATTCTTTTGGAAAGGATAACACCAATGATACCAAAGAGGCAATAGAACAAATTTACCGTCAGTTGCGTAATGCAGAGGCTCCTGATGAGCAGACGGCTCGTGAAACGGTAGAAAGCCTTTTTTTTAGCAGTAAGCGCTACACCTTGGGTGAAGTGGGGCGTTACAGGATCAATAAAAAATTAAATTTAGACATTCCGGTAAAAACTTCTGTATTGACCCAAGAAGATATCATACAGATTATTCATTATCTCATCAAAGTAGTCAATGGTAAGGCAGAAGTAGATGATATTGATCACTTAAGCAATCGCCGTGTTCGTTCTGTTGGCGAGCAGCTTTTTGCCCAATTTGGTGTAGGGCTTTCCCGCTTGGCTAGAACCATTAGGGAGCGCATTAACATTAGGGATAATGAGCTGTTTAAGCCTGCAGATCTGATTAATGCACGTACACTTTCCTCTGTTATCAATTCTTTTTTTGGTATTAATCCACTTTCTCAGTTGATTGATCAAGTGAACCCACTGGCAGAGATTACCCATAAGCGGCGTGTATCTGCGTTAGGGCCTGGTGGGCTTTCTAGAGATCGTGCTGGCTTTGAGGTTCGTGACGTACACTATTCCCATTATGGAAGGTTGTGTACCATTGAAACACCAGAGGGTATGAACATTGGCTTGATTTCTTCGCTTTGTATGTATGCCCGTGTAAACAATATGGGCTTTATTGAGACCCCTTATAGACGTGTAGAAAATGGAAAAGTTGATCTGAGTGGTGCTATCTGTTACCTAAGTGCTGCAGAAGAAGAGCATGCTAATTTCGCCCCGGCTAATGTGGGCTTAGATGCAAATGGCGTGATCTTAGATAGTCGTGTTAAAGTCCGTAACGGGGATGAATATCCTCTGGTAAAACCAGAGCAGGTTAACTATATGGATGTGGCCAGTAGTCAGATCGCTTCGGTTGCTGCTTCTTTGATTCCATTTTTGGAGCACAATGATGCCAGCCGTGCGTTGATGGGTTCTAACATGCAACGTCAGGCCGTTCCGTTGATTCGACCAGATGTGCCTATCGTTTGCACCGGTGTAGAAAAGAGGGTAGCCAAAGAGTTTAGGGGGTTGCCTATTGCAGAGGGTAGTGGTCTGGTGACCTATGTAGATAGTAGAAAAATTGTGGTCCAGTATGATCGCTCTGCAGAAGAAGCGCTCGTTGCATTTGATGATGCTTCGGTAACCTACTCCATGGATAAATTTAGGGGTACCAATCGCAGTACTTGTATTAATCTCTCACCCATCGTTTCTAAAGGAAATCGCGTAGAAAAAGGTCAGGTGCTTTGTGAAGGTTATGCTACTAAAAATGCTGAGTTGGCACTGGGTAAAAATCTAAAAGTGGCTTTCCTATCTTGGAAAGGGTATACTTTTGAAGATGGTATTGTGATCTCTGAACGTATTGTGCGGGATGATGTTTTTACCTCTATTCATATTAAAGAATTTATTCTAGAGGTTAAGGATACCAAATTTGGTGCAGAGGAGTTGACCAATGAAATTCCAAATGTTAGTGAAGAAGCGATTGCCAAGTTAGACCTTGATGGAATCGTTAAGGTGGGTACAGAGGTTAAAGAAGGAGATATTTTAATTGGTAAAATTACACCAAAAGGAGAGATAGATGTTACCCCAGAAGCAAGACTTTTGAAGGCTATTTTTGGCGATAAAGCAGGTGATGTAAAGAATACTTCCTTGAGAGTTCCATCTGGCATGGAAGGCATTGTGATTGATACTAAAATTTTCTCTAGCCCTGAAAGAAATAAGGAAAGCAAGGAAAAAGTCAAAAAAGAACTAGAACTATTAAAGAAAGCGCATACAAAGAATTTACTAAAGTTGCGTGATATAGCGATTAAAAAATTATCAGTTGTTTTAGATGGAGTGGCCACTAATGGTATCTATCACCAATTTGGTGATGAAATTATTGCGGAAGGGACCAAACTGACAGCGCTGTTAATTGCTGAAAAGCTCTTTCCTGCTAAAAATATTTACCGTGATGAGTCCCTTTACAATGTTCCAGCAGAAGCCAATTTACTTGGAGATCTTGTACTGAGCAATTGGACAGCTGATGCATCCAAAAATGATCTAGTGCAGCGTACTGTAGCTGGTTACATTAAAAAGTGTACGGAATCTATTGTACGTTTTAAACGTGAAAGGTTTACGCTAGAAGCGGGTGATGGGCTACCCAAAGGGGTTGTCAAAGTAGCTAAGGTCTATATTGCAGAAAAAAGAAAGCTCAAGGTTGGTGATAAGATGTCTGGACGGCATGGTAATAAAGGTATTGTTTGCAAGATCGTTCCCCAAGAGGATATGCCATTTTTAGCAGATGGTACACCAGTAGATGTTGTCTTGAGTCCACTAGGGTTGCCTTCTCGTATGAACTTAGGTCAGTTATATGAAACCGTTTTGGGTTGGGCTGGTGAGCAGTTGGGCAAACGGTATACCAATCCTATTTTTGAGGGTATGACCTTAGATCAGATTTCTGGTGAGCTGGAGCAAGCTGGTTTACCTGCTTTTGGTAAAACAACCGTTTATGATGGAGGAACAGGGATGCCATTTAGCCAAAAAGTTACCGTTGGTGTGGTGTATCTCCTTAAACTTGCCCATTTAGTAGACGATAAGATGCATGCCCGTTCTACAGGACCTTATTCCTTGATTACGCAGCAGCCATTAGGCGGTAAAGCCCAATTTGGTGGACAAAGATTTGGTGAAATGGAAGTATGGGCGCTTGAAGCATATGGTGCTGCTTATACTTTACAAGAAATGCTCAATACCAAATCAGATGATGTAGTGGGCAGATCTAAAGCCTATGAAGCAATTGTGAAAGGTAATAATATTCCAAAGCCAAATTTATCCGAATCATTTAATGTATTGATTCATGAACTAAGGGGACTAGGTCTTGAAATTACACTTGTATAG
- the rplL gene encoding 50S ribosomal protein L7/L12 gives MAELKVLAEQLVNLTVKQANELSDILKNDYGIEPAAAAPMMVAAGPAAAADAAPEKTTFDVVVKSGGASKLAVVKLVKEITGLNLKEAKEFVDGVPATMKENLPKEEAETIKRKLEEAGAEVELK, from the coding sequence ATGGCCGAGTTAAAAGTGTTAGCCGAACAACTTGTTAATTTAACGGTTAAGCAGGCAAATGAGCTATCTGATATTTTGAAAAATGATTATGGTATTGAACCCGCTGCTGCAGCGCCTATGATGGTGGCAGCTGGTCCTGCTGCTGCAGCTGACGCCGCCCCAGAAAAAACAACTTTTGATGTAGTGGTTAAATCAGGAGGTGCCTCTAAGTTGGCAGTGGTAAAACTGGTAAAAGAAATAACAGGATTGAATTTAAAAGAGGCCAAGGAGTTTGTAGATGGGGTACCAGCTACGATGAAAGAAAACCTTCCTAAGGAAGAAGCAGAGACGATTAAAAGAAAATTAGAAGAGGCTGGTGCAGAGGTTGAGTTGAAGTAA
- the rplJ gene encoding 50S ribosomal protein L10, translating into MKREEKLQVIENLVERFSTFDCFYVVDAMGLTVEQVNKFRKSCAEQNIVYQVAKNTLIQKALERSEKCAAYAPSFSSILKGFSGILFSRDSGRAPGKMLKAFLEAEKLSLPVLKGASIHGELFIGVEHLDALSNLKSKEEVLGDIMALLKAPILNVVAAIQSGEKRLMGVVETLSKAST; encoded by the coding sequence ATGAAACGAGAAGAAAAATTACAGGTTATAGAAAATCTAGTGGAAAGATTTTCTACTTTCGACTGTTTTTATGTGGTGGACGCTATGGGTCTTACCGTGGAACAGGTAAACAAGTTTAGAAAAAGTTGTGCAGAACAAAATATAGTCTATCAAGTAGCTAAGAATACTTTGATACAGAAGGCACTGGAGCGATCTGAAAAGTGCGCTGCTTATGCTCCTTCTTTTTCCAGTATATTAAAGGGTTTTTCTGGTATTTTGTTTAGCCGCGACAGCGGGCGTGCTCCCGGAAAAATGTTAAAAGCTTTTTTGGAAGCTGAAAAATTAAGCCTACCTGTGTTGAAGGGTGCTTCTATTCATGGTGAACTATTTATTGGTGTAGAACACCTAGATGCCTTGAGTAACCTAAAATCAAAAGAGGAGGTTTTGGGCGATATTATGGCGCTTTTGAAAGCTCCTATTTTAAATGTTGTGGCTGCGATTCAGTCTGGAGAAAAACGTTTAATGGGAGTAGTAGAAACTTTGTCAAAAGCATCCACTTAA
- the rplA gene encoding 50S ribosomal protein L1, with product MAIQKRNKHSTTVASKEVYHLSEAVQLVQKNTFTKFDASMDVAVRLGVDPKKSDQMVRGTVSLPHGTGKSCRILVLCTADKEQEAKQAGADYVGLDDYIDKIAAGWTDVDVIITMPTVMVKLGKLGKILGPRGLMPNPKVGTVTMDVAKMVREVKSGKVSFKVDKYGIVHSSVGRVSFPQEKIVENVTELLRAIVKLKPASSKGLYVNSISLSSTMSRGVFVDRSIAVGL from the coding sequence ATGGCCATTCAAAAAAGGAATAAACATAGCACGACGGTTGCTTCAAAAGAGGTATACCATTTAAGTGAGGCTGTTCAGCTGGTGCAAAAAAATACTTTTACAAAGTTTGATGCTTCCATGGATGTTGCAGTTCGTTTGGGTGTGGATCCTAAAAAATCTGACCAGATGGTGAGGGGCACCGTATCCCTGCCACATGGAACAGGTAAGTCTTGCAGAATTTTAGTGCTCTGTACAGCCGATAAAGAACAAGAAGCCAAGCAAGCTGGAGCTGACTATGTGGGATTAGATGACTATATAGACAAGATAGCAGCCGGATGGACAGATGTAGATGTGATTATCACCATGCCAACCGTTATGGTGAAACTGGGCAAGCTTGGTAAGATCTTAGGGCCTCGTGGGCTAATGCCCAATCCTAAGGTTGGTACGGTAACCATGGATGTTGCCAAAATGGTTAGAGAGGTAAAGAGCGGAAAGGTAAGCTTTAAGGTCGATAAGTATGGCATTGTACATAGTAGTGTGGGCCGCGTCTCTTTCCCTCAGGAAAAGATCGTAGAGAATGTGACGGAGTTGTTGCGAGCGATTGTTAAGTTAAAGCCTGCCTCCTCAAAAGGGCTTTATGTAAATAGTATTAGTCTTTCTAGCACGATGAGTAGAGGCGTTTTCGTAGATAGGAGCATTGCCGTTGGGCTTTAG
- the rplK gene encoding 50S ribosomal protein L11: MSKPILGYVKLRVKGGSANPSPPVGPALGSKGINIMEFCKQFNARTKDQQGEIVPVIITVYQDKSFDFIIKTSPAVVSIMKLAQITKGSPESNRRKVATITWDQIGQIATDKLPDLNTLNVHAAMRMIAGTARSMGVTVQGTAPWVK, encoded by the coding sequence ATGTCTAAGCCAATTTTAGGTTATGTAAAGTTGCGGGTTAAAGGTGGATCAGCCAATCCATCTCCACCAGTAGGTCCAGCCTTGGGTAGTAAGGGTATCAATATCATGGAGTTCTGTAAGCAATTTAATGCCAGAACTAAGGATCAACAAGGAGAAATTGTACCTGTAATCATTACTGTTTATCAAGATAAGTCTTTTGACTTTATCATTAAAACATCCCCTGCGGTAGTTTCTATTATGAAGCTTGCTCAGATTACCAAAGGCTCCCCTGAGTCCAATAGGCGTAAGGTGGCTACAATTACCTGGGATCAGATTGGACAAATTGCAACGGATAAGCTTCCAGATTTAAATACCTTAAATGTACATGCAGCCATGCGTATGATAGCTGGAACAGCAAGAAGTATGGGTGTTACAGTACAAGGTACTGCCCCTTGGGTTAAATAA
- the nusG gene encoding transcription termination/antitermination protein NusG, whose protein sequence is MNALQWYVLKVVAKQEEKIKANLQVELARNNLQHIVGDLLIPYEKVYEVRAGKKYVKNRHLFPGYIFLQADLSNDFLVQLLKSITGALGFLGVRGWRGTPVPLSQVEIDRIIGKTGSLEPSHLKLHTIFALGEVVEIIDGPFAGFSGNVQEIFEEKKTLNVVVKIFDERSTPVELSYTQVKKVF, encoded by the coding sequence ATGAATGCGTTACAATGGTATGTGCTTAAAGTAGTCGCTAAGCAAGAAGAAAAAATAAAGGCTAATCTGCAGGTAGAACTTGCAAGAAATAATTTACAACATATTGTTGGTGACCTATTAATACCTTACGAAAAGGTTTATGAGGTTCGTGCTGGAAAAAAATATGTAAAAAATAGGCATTTATTTCCTGGCTATATATTCTTGCAGGCAGACTTATCAAATGATTTTCTTGTGCAGTTACTAAAAAGTATAACAGGTGCTTTAGGATTTTTAGGGGTGAGGGGATGGCGTGGTACGCCTGTTCCATTGAGTCAAGTAGAAATAGACCGGATTATTGGTAAAACTGGTAGTCTTGAGCCTAGTCATCTCAAGTTGCATACTATTTTTGCGTTAGGGGAAGTAGTGGAAATTATAGATGGGCCTTTTGCAGGCTTTTCTGGAAATGTACAGGAGATTTTTGAAGAGAAGAAAACACTAAATGTGGTGGTTAAAATCTTTGATGAACGGAGTACTCCTGTAGAGTTAAGTTATACGCAGGTTAAAAAGGTTTTTTAA
- the secE gene encoding preprotein translocase subunit SecE, translated as MSKVKIFIQNLIQEVRHKITWPPYHKLQNSALLVLVASFVFALLIGLMDWSLKKAFVWFYNAF; from the coding sequence ATGTCAAAAGTAAAGATATTTATACAGAATCTGATACAGGAAGTAAGGCATAAGATTACTTGGCCTCCCTACCATAAGTTGCAAAATAGTGCGCTGCTTGTGCTTGTGGCCTCCTTTGTATTTGCGCTTCTTATTGGGCTCATGGATTGGTCTTTAAAAAAAGCTTTTGTCTGGTTTTATAATGCTTTTTAA
- the tuf gene encoding elongation factor Tu: protein MAKETFNRLKPHVNIGTIGHVDHGKTTLTAAITTVLAKQGLAEKKEFSAIDAAPEEKERGITINTAHVEYQTKNRHYAHVDCPGHKDYVKNMITGAAQMDGAILLVAATDGAMPQTREHILLASQIGVPRIVVFLNKVDLVDDPEMIELVELEIRELLNAYKFDGDNTPIIRGSALGALNGEQQWEAKVEELMDAVDSYIPLPVRLVDQDFLMPVEGVCTITGRGTVVTGRIEKGVITTGSPVEIIGMGADKLTSTVTGVEMFRKNLDRGEAGDNVGLLLRGVDKASIQRGMVVCKPGSVKPHSKFKAEVYVLTKQEGGRHTPFFNKYRPQCYFRTTDVTGEVRLPEGTEMVMPGDNVNLEITLIHSIAMEVGLRFAIREGGRTVGAGRVTDIIE, encoded by the coding sequence ATGGCAAAGGAGACATTTAATCGGTTAAAGCCCCATGTAAACATTGGTACCATTGGCCACGTTGACCATGGAAAAACAACACTGACGGCTGCTATTACTACTGTTTTGGCTAAGCAAGGGTTGGCGGAAAAGAAAGAGTTTTCAGCCATTGATGCAGCTCCAGAGGAAAAGGAGCGGGGTATTACCATTAATACTGCTCATGTAGAATATCAAACCAAAAACAGGCACTATGCCCATGTTGATTGTCCAGGTCATAAGGATTATGTTAAAAACATGATTACAGGTGCTGCTCAGATGGATGGGGCGATTCTTTTGGTTGCCGCTACAGATGGCGCGATGCCTCAAACCAGGGAGCATATTCTTTTGGCTAGCCAGATTGGTGTGCCACGTATCGTGGTATTTTTAAATAAGGTAGATCTGGTAGATGATCCTGAAATGATTGAGTTGGTGGAGCTTGAAATTAGAGAGTTGTTAAATGCTTATAAGTTTGATGGTGATAATACTCCTATTATTCGTGGTTCTGCGCTGGGTGCTTTAAATGGAGAGCAGCAGTGGGAAGCAAAAGTTGAGGAATTGATGGATGCGGTAGATAGTTATATTCCCCTTCCTGTACGATTGGTAGATCAAGATTTCTTAATGCCGGTAGAAGGGGTATGTACCATTACCGGTCGTGGAACGGTTGTAACTGGTAGAATTGAAAAGGGGGTGATTACTACTGGTAGCCCTGTTGAGATTATTGGTATGGGAGCTGATAAGTTGACTTCTACTGTTACAGGTGTGGAAATGTTTCGAAAAAACTTGGATAGAGGAGAGGCTGGTGATAATGTAGGGCTACTGCTTCGTGGTGTAGATAAGGCTTCTATTCAGCGCGGCATGGTGGTTTGTAAGCCAGGAAGTGTTAAGCCGCATAGCAAGTTTAAAGCTGAGGTTTATGTATTAACGAAACAAGAGGGAGGGCGCCATACACCATTCTTTAACAAGTATAGGCCGCAGTGCTATTTTAGAACAACAGATGTTACAGGTGAGGTAAGGTTGCCTGAGGGGACTGAAATGGTTATGCCAGGTGATAATGTTAATTTGGAAATTACCCTAATTCACAGTATTGCTATGGAAGTAGGATTGCGTTTTGCGATTCGTGAAGGAGGTAGAACGGTTGGTGCTGGAAGGGTTACTGATATTATTGAATAG
- a CDS encoding DNA primase translates to MIVSQETVQAVQRVACIEEVVADFVPLKKKGQNFWACCPFHHEHTPSFSVSPTKGFYKCFGCDASGDVINFVQQIEGSTFVEAITYLAQRYGIPVTSASDGSPDLQDYRAKESLYILLNLAKNYYIDLLWHHPEAAKVALPYLAQRAIPSAIAKKFELGYSLDKWDGFYSFAIAKGVVLEQLIAAGLVVQNGAKIYDRFRGRLMFPIHNSSGQVVAFGARHMAIRPLSQPICDEQFLGKVQSSTDTYSVVCEEHRPQNYHVAIGLPKKPTAGDSPKYVNSSETLVYQKGSLLYGLSFAKQAIKQANNCYLVEGYTDVLAFHRAGVEAVVASAGTALTENQIDLLRRFATKVTLVFDGDQAGIGAALRGIDKLLAKGLEVKVISLPVGEDPDSYLGKVGADAFNHYISCVAQDFITFKAGFYQSTQQSPAEQAKAIREIVQSIVAIPDEIERTLLLKKCSKLFAIEEEVLFTTYHALRHQTAPVWQQKKTFTKQHSRQKSNPYVDPKNLPLTGKLAASIEAYEREIMRILLTYGATKLDEGRPLYEYILLELADVAFRSTDCSLVFEYCKEAFQKGSVVDIQCCLDSTAERIRKLAINLTAFPHDISQAWVKKYGIYTIEEAQHVQKMSLEVILRLKIRLVQELIEENRAALKQELTEEEEEQLLKVHQVLKDSERSIAKQLGTVVAQ, encoded by the coding sequence GAGCATACCCCTTCCTTTTCCGTATCGCCCACGAAAGGGTTTTATAAATGTTTTGGTTGCGATGCTTCTGGAGATGTTATAAACTTTGTACAGCAAATAGAAGGGTCTACTTTTGTAGAGGCTATTACCTACCTTGCGCAAAGATATGGCATACCGGTAACCTCAGCATCAGATGGTAGCCCCGATTTGCAAGATTATCGAGCAAAAGAAAGCCTCTATATTCTATTGAATTTAGCTAAAAACTATTATATAGATTTACTCTGGCACCACCCAGAAGCAGCTAAGGTAGCATTGCCCTATTTGGCGCAACGGGCTATTCCATCTGCAATAGCAAAAAAGTTTGAGCTGGGCTATAGTCTGGATAAATGGGATGGGTTCTATAGTTTTGCCATAGCAAAAGGGGTAGTATTAGAACAATTGATCGCAGCAGGGTTGGTGGTTCAAAATGGAGCTAAGATTTATGACCGTTTTCGAGGAAGGTTGATGTTTCCTATTCACAATAGTAGTGGGCAAGTCGTTGCCTTTGGCGCACGCCATATGGCTATTAGACCGCTTTCGCAACCTATTTGTGATGAGCAATTTTTAGGAAAAGTGCAGTCGAGCACCGACACATACTCAGTTGTATGTGAGGAGCATAGACCACAAAATTACCATGTGGCAATTGGGTTGCCCAAGAAGCCTACTGCTGGAGATAGCCCTAAGTATGTCAATTCATCTGAAACCCTTGTCTACCAAAAAGGCAGTTTATTATATGGCCTTTCTTTTGCTAAGCAAGCGATCAAACAGGCAAATAATTGTTATCTGGTAGAAGGATATACCGATGTATTGGCCTTTCATAGAGCAGGTGTAGAAGCGGTAGTTGCCTCTGCTGGTACAGCACTTACTGAAAATCAGATAGACCTGTTGCGCCGTTTTGCTACTAAGGTTACATTGGTTTTTGATGGAGACCAAGCGGGTATTGGGGCTGCTCTTCGTGGTATAGATAAATTGTTGGCAAAGGGGCTTGAGGTAAAGGTTATATCATTGCCTGTAGGAGAAGATCCAGATAGCTACCTGGGTAAGGTAGGTGCAGATGCTTTTAATCATTATATCAGTTGTGTGGCGCAAGACTTTATTACCTTTAAGGCTGGTTTTTATCAGTCTACTCAGCAGAGTCCAGCCGAACAAGCAAAGGCTATACGAGAAATTGTACAAAGCATTGTAGCCATTCCAGACGAAATAGAAAGAACCTTATTGCTGAAAAAATGTAGCAAACTTTTTGCTATAGAAGAAGAGGTGCTTTTTACTACCTATCATGCATTGCGCCATCAAACCGCTCCAGTATGGCAGCAAAAAAAAACATTTACTAAGCAGCATAGTAGGCAAAAAAGTAACCCATATGTAGACCCTAAAAACCTTCCTTTGACTGGTAAGCTTGCAGCGAGCATTGAAGCTTATGAACGAGAAATTATGCGTATTCTACTCACTTATGGTGCTACAAAATTAGATGAGGGTAGACCATTGTATGAATATATTCTCTTAGAATTGGCTGATGTGGCCTTTAGATCTACTGATTGCAGCTTGGTTTTTGAGTATTGTAAAGAGGCATTCCAGAAGGGTAGTGTAGTGGATATTCAATGTTGCTTAGATAGCACAGCAGAGCGCATTAGAAAATTGGCCATCAACTTAACCGCTTTTCCTCATGATATTAGCCAAGCTTGGGTGAAAAAATATGGTATTTATACTATAGAAGAAGCGCAACACGTACAAAAAATGAGTTTAGAAGTAATTCTGAGACTAAAAATTCGTTTGGTACAAGAACTTATTGAAGAAAATCGAGCAGCACTGAAACAAGAACTGACTGAAGAAGAGGAAGAACAGTTACTCAAAGTGCACCAAGTGCTTAAGGATTCTGAACGCAGCATTGCCAAACAACTTGGTACAGTAGTTGCCCAATAG